A DNA window from Elusimicrobiota bacterium contains the following coding sequences:
- a CDS encoding ribosome maturation factor RimP — protein sequence MGVAEDIEQNLAPVLKEAGVELVAVQYQREPTGWVLRFFLDKEGGVSLDDCAEWSDRLGTLVEERRLVDGEYSLEVSSPGLQRPLRKRDDFLRFTGLEAIVKTFAPINNQRNFHGLLRGVENDDLILLDRTNGLVKVPLNDIASAKLDPAVGA from the coding sequence ATGGGCGTCGCCGAAGACATCGAGCAGAATTTGGCTCCGGTTTTGAAAGAAGCCGGGGTGGAATTGGTCGCCGTTCAGTATCAACGGGAACCCACCGGTTGGGTCCTCCGGTTCTTCTTGGACAAAGAGGGCGGCGTTTCGTTGGACGATTGCGCCGAATGGAGCGACCGCCTCGGGACGTTGGTCGAGGAACGGCGGCTGGTCGACGGGGAGTATTCCTTGGAAGTCTCAAGCCCCGGCCTCCAACGGCCCCTTCGAAAACGGGACGATTTTCTGCGTTTTACGGGCCTGGAAGCCATTGTCAAAACCTTCGCCCCCATCAACAACCAGCGGAACTTTCACGGCCTTCTCCGCGGGGTGGAAAACGACGATTTGATTTTATTGGACCGCACCAACGGTTTGGTAAAAGTGCCTCTTAATGACATCGCCAGCGCAAAACTCGACCCCGCGGTCGGCGCTTAG